From a single Anomaloglossus baeobatrachus isolate aAnoBae1 chromosome 4, aAnoBae1.hap1, whole genome shotgun sequence genomic region:
- the LOC142302844 gene encoding olfactory receptor 1M1-like: MMCEENQTQVTQIRLLGFQSLSKYKPLLFILLFLSYICILGGNLLIVLLVTIIDHLKIPMFLFLKHLSIVDVLLTTSVIPMMLDIMFLEEGILFLWGCLTQLYIFGIFGCIQCLLIAIMSYDRYLAICHPLRYSSLMSADLCLRLVTGTWILDSVITSSEFLILVQFKFCGLNSINHFFCDFGPIMELATSDTSILMLQDLVVAILMVFFPFVFIIISYFCIFFAILKVSSTYGRRKAFSTCSSHLTTVCAYYGTLIAVYITPSDERSSNTNKYRSLLYLVVTPLMNPIIYSLRNNEIKRAMRKLMSLIFQNGWRR; this comes from the coding sequence ATGATGTGTGAGGAGAATCAGACACAAGTCACTCAGATCCGTCTTCTTGGATTCCAAAGTCTTTCCAAATACAAACCTCTTCTATTTATTCTGCTTTTTCTGAGTTACATTTGTATTCTTGGAGGAAACCTTCTCATTGTCCTTCTAGTGACCATTATTGACCACCTTAAAATTCCAATGTTTCTCTTCCTCAAACACTTATCAATAGTAGATGTCTTATTGACCACCAGCGTTATCCCCATGATGTTGGACATAATGTTTCTTGAGGAGGGCATTTTGTTCCTTTGGGGCTGTTTGACACAACTTTATATTTTTGGTATATTTGGATGTATTCAATGTTTACTCATTGCCATCATGTCCTATGATCGATACTTGGCCATCTGCCATCCACTACGCTATTCTTCTCTGATGAGCGCTGATCTTTGCCTTCGGCTGGTAACTGGGACATGGATTCTAGACAGTGTGATTACATCAAGTGAGTTTCTTATTCTCGTCCAATTTAAATTCTGTGGCTTGAATTCCATCAACCACTTCTTCTGTGACTTTGGCCCCATAATGGAATTGGCCACTTCAGACACTTCCATCTTAATGTTGCAAGACTTGGTTGTTGCCATCCTGATGGTATTTTTTCCATTTGTATTTATCATTATTTCCTACTTTTGCATTTTCTTTGCCATCCTTAAAGTTTCTTCAActtatggtagaagaaaagccttcTCCACTTGTAGCTCCCACCTGACCACGGTGTGTGCATATTACGGTACTCTAATCGCAGTCTACATAACTCCCTCGGATGAGCGCTCATCCAATACCAACAAATACAGATCCCTGTTGTATTTAGTGGTGACTCCATTGATGAATCCCATCATTTACAGTCTGAGGAATAATGAGATCAAGAGGGCTATGCGGAAACTGATGAGTTTGATCTTTCAAAATGGATGGAGACGGTGA